Part of the Clupea harengus unplaced genomic scaffold, Ch_v2.0.2, whole genome shotgun sequence genome is shown below.
ATTAAGTATGAATGTTGTTATCCATACATAGCAGTGCGAAACTGTTGTTGTGCTCAGTATGAGAGCATTATTCTTTCAGCATTTGCCGTTTGTTTCGAACTTGAACAAAAGCATAGAAATGATCTGCAGGATAGTTAGCCTTATCACCTACAGCTAGCTAGTAAGTTAGCCACCACTTTGATATTAGTAGCATAGCGTGTAAAATAGGATAAGCTAACTTTGGATCTTTCtacatagctagctagctaggtgaGTTATCTATATTGGCAATACTGACAAGTTGGCTTCTCTTCACCTAACGACAACTGAAACGTGACTGGTTTTTTTTCTAGGTTCATTTAGTGTACAGTTTATTTAGAATTAGTTGAATGATATCCAGAGGTATGGTGCAGTACTCTTTATAGTGGTAACCTGTGACAGAAGTGGGAGTAGGAGATAAGCTAACATttgttagctagttagccagCTAACTTGGCTAGCATTTGACTGATAAGAGCTGGCTACCTAGCTAGCGGTTCATTGTTCGATGCTAACTATTTCTATCGCGAATGCTGGCTAGTTTGTCCCAGATTAGTCTCGATGTGGGTTGAGGTGACCGGCTAAACACGACAACGTATGATATGAATATTAATTATGTGTAATAATAGAACAAAGCACAACACAGTATTTTTGCCTAACGATTTGAAATGGCATAGTCAGCCGAATTGGGTCTACTCTCTAGCACCCGTCAACAAAGATAAGCTAGTTCGTTAGCTACCAACGTTTTTTTTTGATAGATAGCTAGAAAGCTAAATTAGTTAATTTGTTGCTTTTGTTATAAACAGCCAGTACAATCGGGCACCATTTAGTGGAGCCTAATTTAACTTATAGTGCAAACTAATCGTCAGTTTCAGCGTTATGAAATATAACGCCAATGAGACAGGTATGTCTTTAGAATCTTATTCTTCGTAAACGTTATGTCATTATTTGTCTTAGCTAGCCAGCTACCTATCCTAACTAGGTAACGTTAGGTAGTGACTTGTCATTCACAGGGAGGCATCACTGGTCTTGCTAACGTAACCCTTGCTAAGGTTCTATAAAGGTCCAGAGCCCAGTTGGATCAAAGCCTCTAATGAGAGAGGGATTATTTAATTGTGTCGTTATGAGTGACTTATTGTCTACTCCCACTGAGTTGGGGCATGTGTCAAACCTATATTTCCATATGTTTTGATATATCCTTTACATATTACATTCACAGCTTCTAGTCAAAAGTGCTGTGGATACCATGTCCAAATAGCTGATGCGTTACCAGATATGGACACAAGACAAAGGGAACCAGTCACACATCGGAGGCACTGACAGAAGGTGAAAATTGGAATAATTACTTAGCATAACAgattatattcatattttaaaaTGCACATTTATTCCTCTGATCAGTCATCACCCTATGGACTGGCTGCCCCATCATTTCATAGTTACACCTGCCTACCATGaccctctttcctttcttatgcCCAAAATTACTTCCAGAGGATAGGTGTGAATGAATCTCCTGGTGCGAGATGTAACAGGATGCTGAACCATCACTGCAGAAGGAATCCTGAACTTCAAGAGCTGCAGATCCAGGCTGCAGTGGCAGCAGGGGATGTCTACACCGTCCGCAAGATGCTGGAACAGGGTTATTCACCCAAAATTCGGGATGCCAATGGCTGGACCCTGCTCCACTTCTCTGCAgcgaaagggaaggagagatgtgTTCGGGTCTTCCTGGAGCACGGAGGTGGGGAGCAGGCATCATTTTGTATATATTACTTGACAATTGTCAGGAAGCGGTATCCAAAGTAGTCCAGTTTGAATGTTGATCTCAATATGTTTCATTTGTTCTTAGTGATGTTacttttaatttgtattacacGCCACACATTTATGATCTGTTTTGAACAGGGATGGTGTGCTTTAGAAGGAATATTGTTTTATGACTGATTACATTTCACTGCTAACCTAACAGCACCCAACAgaaaatgttgcaaaaagtgCAAGTGTACATATGCGGGTAACGGGAAGAGACCATAATGTCGTTTTCCGAGTCCAGTTGAAAGTACTTGTTCGGTGTTGCCACCCAGACCCTTCCCCATAGGTCGCTAATTAGCAGTCCAAAGAAAATCTAGTCTGACCAGCTCTTTGTTGAGAATTTCCAGGCTATAATCAGCAAAAGATAATGTGAGGTATAGCTTTTTCCAATTTAGAGCAGATAGTTCAAATATAgtagaaatgtttaaaaaaagaaagtggaCTTCAATTAAGGATTGGTTGCTACCTCTGAAataccacccacccccctttttTGAGCTAATACATTCCTGAAATACAATTTCTGTGGAGGTAACAGTAAGTTATAGGTTACTATTTATTAGGCTATAATTAGTAAGGTAGGCGGCATTGCAAAAGCAGGTCAAGTCCATCTCTAGAATGGAGCCGAAAAAAGTCATTAGGCTATCTTACTAGCAATCTATTGAATTATAACATACTAGCTTTTACAAATGTAATTGGCTACATGTAAAAATTTCCGATGAAGGTCTGAATAACTGCCTACAAACTTCCCTCAGTTGTGAACCGTCTGTATGAACtgccctttttttcccctttgtgcTATAGCTCAATATAGTTTTCTTAGCACAGACGCTGATAGTAAGTTGGTGCTGAAGCCAATCCTCAGTGTCACTTGATGTCAAATTTGTTAGTTGTAGGGATAGCGTCTTGAAGCTAGATGGCACTGTGAAACCGCTCTGGCACACATTGGTCTCTACATCAGCTGAGTCTTGTTCAGGAATGTGTTTTCATTGCATTCAGTGCAGTTTGCTTTCTTCAGCTAATTCAAATGGTGAATTACATTTACCTGGTTAGAATTGTACTCATAACTGTTAAATGATAATCCATAGTGATGATAATACATTGTAACTTGTGTTTTGCTGTAGGTATGTAATTTTGTACCATTGACAGGATTTACTAGTTAGGAAGTATAGGAAGTGTAACATTATGTTAGCATCAAGATCTCATTTGAGCAGGTTGTctgcaagatttttttttccccaaaaaagtttcttgctctctttttcccttcctccctctctctctctctctctctctctctctctctctctctctctctctctctctgtgctaaaCAAAGCAATAATGGCTGTGTCTTGGGTAATTGAAATAGCAGGACTTAACCTATggcctctctttcacactctgcTCTTCCTGATTGTTGAAGTGCATTACCAGCACGGCCCATGATGGCCCCTTAATCTCCCATCTGGCTGTCAGCTCATCCTggctctgtgttttgtgtgtgtgtgtcgcccgGTCTCTGCAGCTGACCCTACAGTGAAGGACTTCATCGGGGGCTTCACGGCGCTGCACTACGCAGCCATGCATGGGCGTGCGCGCATCGCCCGCCTCATGCTGGAGTCGGAGCACCGCGGCGATATCATCAACGCCAAGAGCAACGACGGCTGGACGCCGCTGCACGTGGCGGCGCACTACGGGCGCGACTCGTTTGTGCGGCTGCTGCTGGAGTTCCACGCCGAGGTGGACCCGCTGAGCGACAAGGGCACCACCCCTCTGCAGCTGGCCATCATCCGCGAGCGCTCCAGCTGCGTGCGCATCCTGCTGGACCACAGCGCCAACATCGACATCCAGAACGGTTTCCTGCTGCGCTATGCTGTCATCAAGGGCAACCACTCCTACTGCCGCATGTTCCTGCAGCGCGGCGCCGACACCAACCTCGGCCGCCTGGAGGATGGCCAGACGCCGCTGCACCTGTCGGCGCTGCGCGACGACGTGCTCTGTGCCCAGATGCTCTACGCCTACGGCGCCGACACCAACACGCGCAACTACGAGGGCCAGACTCCCGTGGCTGTGTCGGTCAGCATGTCAGGCATCAGCCGGCCTTGCTTGGACTTTCTACAGGAAGTCACCAGTAGGTGTCACTCCCCTGTctgctctgtcctgtcctcctacCTGTGTGTTTAGCTCTATGGGCTGgggaggatgtgtgtatgtatgacgtTCAGGTGAGGCTAGGAATCTGATGCTCTCCTGGTGTGATGGAAGGGTTTTTGGCTGCTTTCCAGTTTTGCACTTGAAGTATGTCTTTCCTTAGGGTATGACGAAAGCCAGTGTTTTCATGACACTGTTACACATTGGAGTTCGTATGGCCCAGAAAAGTGGATCATTGCTGTGAATATGGCATAATGGCCAAATGACAGCCATCAAACAGCAATACTCttgagctgcagcagcagtttAATCAGTTATCCCAGTAATGATGCATGATGAAAGGCTGGTATGATTGCAGCTTTGGTCAGAcatgtgttgtgctgtttgatTGTAAGTTGAGTAGAAAGTGGAGGGTAATGTCATAAAGCCCAGCACTCGCTCACAGAACAATCAGCCATATGAAAAGAGCCCGTGTGTTACCTGAAGCGCTAATGATTCGGTAAGCACAATACCTGTATTCCCATTATTCTCTCTGAACTTTGATATCGAGACATCAAAGCCAAAGTcctcagacagacacgcacTGTGAAGTCAGTCTCATTCAGCTCCGGACAGGCCGGCCTGATCATCTTTCCCCCCTGCTTATTGATCATCCAAACTGCTTTATGGGGGTAGCTTGTCAGCCCCCGTCCGTGCGTCCATGTGATTGACACGCCAGCCTCTGAGCAGACCGTTCGTGGCCATTGCTTGGAAGTCAGAGCTGCATTTGAAGTGACACAAGACAGGACCCACAGATGGCCTCAGCTATGCCTTTGTTGTGGGTTTTCCAGCTGGCTTAATTTGTGGGTACAGCCTGTGGCACGGCGAGCAGAGAGTGTGCTGCCTTATTAAGCtgataatatttttttattttttttaatactgaATTCCAGAAAAGGGCCTTTCCCATGTTAACTTCTGAACCGTAGCAGATAAAGGGAGTTCAGTGGCCTTGAAGGCTGTTCTGAGGGCCAGGACAGAGGAGTTTTTGCTGCTGTTAGTCTCAGTGTCTGTTTTCCTTAATTGGATGCATGACCTAGGATACCATTATGTTCACTGGCAGCTTTGTGCTGAAGTCGATCCAAGAACATGCCTCTGAAAGCAGACCTAAGTTGTTGATGTAGCCTAAAATATAGTTTAAGCTTGTGTGGTCTCTACTGTCATTGTGCAGAAAGTCTTCATAGTGATATTTGCTTAAAatattttccttctctctctctctctctctttcctttttagGACAACCCAGGACTTTGCAGGACTTGTGCAGAATTAAAATCCGGCAGTGCATAGGCCTTCAAAGCCTGAAGTTCCTGGAAGATTTACCCATTGCTAAGGTCATGAAAGACTACCTAAAACACAAGTTCGACAATGTCTGATGACAGCCAAAACACTTAATGACATGGCATTTTCTTCTGCTTAAGACTATGCAAACTGTTATCCTTTCTACTCGTGAACTCTGAGAACAGGTGCACAGTTTTTATACGAAATGAGATGAATGCACATTTCTATTTAGCTATATGATTATAAAATCAGTGAAAGTCAGTGAAGGAATGGCAAAGCCTAGTTGCTGCGATGGTGTGGATATTTAACTGAAGTATCATACTTGACCACTGAAACGAATCAGTAAACGAAGTTTGTACAGGAGCGAATTCTACAAAATTCGGTTCTCCAAGTTGGTAGGAGGCTGTTAATTTTGCGGCATTTCGTAATCACCAAAGCCTAGTGTAGTTTGTTTGAATTTCAGTCGTCTGGATCAAATGACCATAGAACAGAGATTCTTCTGCTCCCAGTCTCAGGAGGTTAGTGGCCTGTTTCAGCAGTTGCTTTTCCTCTTATCCAACACGAGACATTTATAAGGTACCAGGAGCTTTATTACTTACGCAGAACGGAGCTGCTAAAGAATCCTTGACTGAGGTCATCCTATAGAACTCCTTACAGCTTTGGCGTTAAATATAAACAAGACGATAATCTttggaaggggggtgggggtgaggttgGAGtttttaaagaaggaaaaaaagaaagaaacattgaAGCTCAGTGTAGAAAAGCATCAGTTTCTGTCACAAGTCATCACAGTTCATATGCTTCAACCATGGATCAGTGATTCAGGACACCCATTTGTGGGAAAGCGAGAAAGAGCTCCCACACTTTCCAAGTATGTGCATCTCTACACAGACAGTTCTGGTGCTTTGTCTTGATGTCATTTCTGAGATGGGGCTATTGCATTGTTTTAAGTGTTTCTAGTTTGGCTTCGAGTGCTCATTTGTTCTAGGCGACAAGCGCCAAATCAGTGTTTTGTAGAAAGCAGACATCAATATCATCGTTTAATTTGAAAAAGCAGCATCTTAGCATAGTGAGTTCTTGACGTTGAAAGTGGCCAAATGCAATCCCAAACATGTTTAACAGAAAACTGTCTATATTCACAGAATCAttaacaaagaaaatgtaaataattgtgTTATATGTACAGCAAATATTTTTCTAGAATTATTTAAACAAACTCAATTTCAAAGTGTGTTTTGAAAGTCTCTTTTTTGTCGTGTTTGGCTCATGTATAATTGCTCTTTCTTTTTATGTGATTGTTTGAAGTCTTTAAAGAGTTAGAAATTGGAATTAAGACAagatttcaaaacaataaactGCAACGTAATATTGATTTTGGGTTGTTTTCCCACACACTACAAAAAGTATATAAGATACCTTAATATGTTTTCAGAAATTCTTGTTTGCATTGTCGAAAATGAACAGTGAATCAATACGTTCTATTGGGGCGATTCTTTTATTGCATTTTCCATTCCATAAGATAATTGATTTGATAAAAAGTATTTTAACTGAATCTTTGGCATCTTTTGTGGTGTTATGGTTAGTTTACTCTTTGCTCTCTCAGGCAAAACCCTGTCATAGGAAAAGAGAAGCAGACACTCATATTTCGACAGTGTTCGTGGACTGCGAAAGTGTACAGGAAGAGTGTGCATTTTCGGGAGAACTAAGTCTCATTTTGATTGCCCTTACATGGCCTTGGGACTCTAAATTAAATGCAGTCATGATTTCACAGGTCAAACCCCTGTCGGCCTTTTCAACCCGGTCTGCCGTCCGGTCTTCTACTCAGAACGACTGCTTCTGGCTTCCCAAGTGTAGTGTGGCGTGTGCTTCAACCTCTGTGTTCTGCTCTCctgtctgcctttttttttctctttttttttttaaagaaggaaaaaaaaaaaacgtgcaaGTCACTGGTGACTTCAGTGTGCTCTCCGCATCTCTCTCGGAGGCACGCTCGTCTCCACAAATACTTTAACCACCAGCTGCCTTTGCCATTGTTGTCGCATGAAGCGTAGGattacagtgaaacacagactTACAGAATGTCACAAGGAGGGAGTGTTAATTTGTCTTATTGCGTTTTTTATTACAGTTTTGGCAGTCCTGTGGGTCTATTTGAATACTGCAGCATTTTGTAAGATtttgtatgaggtgtgtgtgtgtgtgtgtgtgtgtgtgtgtatactgtgtagATATGTTTGGAAGTGTTTGCATTTATTCTGTGTGTAAGAGGTGGCAAGGGGcatgtgtgttgctgttgtaaTGTTTGGCACTGCAGAGTTTGGAGGACCGAAGATGGTTCATTTGTTGTCAGGGAATCTAAGAGCTTAGTAGGAAAAGTCTATGAAATAATCCCACGTCTTCCATGCCATCAACTACTGAATGTACATAATATGCTGTTTGCGGAATTgttaatgtaaaaaatgtgtgaaTAAAAAACCCTGGCATAATCATTGTGTGCTAGTCATTTGTGAACACTACTGAAATCCACAGTTGCTACTTCAAACTGAAATATGGTtagatatatatatgtttatttttagaaAGCCAACAATTTAGTTAATATTCTTCCACAACCCTGTTGATCCAAATTGGGAAAAGTGGAGATCAGATTCCCAAGTGCTTCCCATTGTGAAGCCTAACAGACAGACTTCAGCGGTGTCGGCGTATGTGTGCCAGTGCGCTGCAGTGATAAGAGTGTTTTATGAATGGGTTCAGTGTTTGTTTCCTCTGCCTTGCACTCTCGCTTCCTGTCCTCTGTATCGTCATGCAATAAATCTCCGGCCCCGATAGTGATCGTGGCAAAGCCTGTTTCAGGTGCAACCCCCCCAACACTGCTGAATCCCTGCCAGACTCCTCGGGTTAAGAGCCATACTACACCATGTGCAGCAGGATGGTGCAGCAGGAGATCCATTATAACAGCTCTACTTTTACAGCTGGCACTACATGAGAACAAAACCAAAACGTATTCTTCACATGTAGGGGATGGGATACCTAAAATTACACAAGCTTGGCAGTTTGTCAATATGTTTCATGATACATGTATCCCTTTGAGCAAtcgaagagggggggggggggggtgttcttcctttctttccttctttttagacttttccctccctcactttcaGGAATGTGGACCTACatagaaagatttttttttttttttgcctttgtctCCTCAGTCTGTATACCAGGACACTGCCAaactgtgtacctgtgtgaccCAAGAGCACCAGTGATATATTTGTGTATTACTTTACAAAACACAGGGAGCTATCACTGATCAAATCACAGGTAACATTACATGATAAAGACAATGGCTTTCCTCTGTAGACATGTAACCTGGCAGACAGTGGGAACAATGTACCTACTGTTGGTAGCTTACATGGGCCGGAGGAAATCCTGTGCTGTTCTCGTTTTTGAAAATGTGGAGCACTGTAGCTTTGGGTTTAAGGTGAGGAAGCTCCACACTGGTTAAGTTGTGGATTCCCCATGGAAGATGGAAACCCCTTTGTGGTAGTTGTGTGTGGAAGATCGCTGCAGGAAACATGCAAACGGCACTCCATGGATTTTGTGATGTCATCGTTTGTTTCTTTATCTTAATGACATTTCGGAGATTTGGCCACTTATCATATTAGTACTTACATAATGTAAAATACCAAAGCagttttttgcatgcctttcagctagttagctcgctagatttagaccaaaactccttattgctgcttgaAGTTAACAAAATAGAATTTTGCTGCTTAAATTGTATTTgggctttttttctgtcaacaaAAAATATTTCATCAATATAAACAGGTAAGCAGAGGAGTATAATCATGGTCTGTTAAGCGCAACCCTGCCATTACGTACCATATTTCATTTTGCCAGCGCATTGAAGGCCCATTGCAGCTGTGTAGAGCCTGTTTTCATTACGTTGCTTGATTGTGACTTGTCTTCATATTGATGTGATTGTCTTCTGTTTTAATATACCCTCACTGGTGATGCATTGTTACTTAATGAAAAGACATACGAAGGTTCCAAGAAAAGCAACAACATTCCAGGGGCCCCTCTGGACCACTTCCACATCCATATCTCAAGAGACTCTTtattttctcccccccctccctcctccaaaAAGTTATGAGACAAGTGTGTATCCCAGGCCGGCGTGTGACGCACTGCCCCTGCCGCTCCCTGCACACAATGGGGCCTCTTTCTGGACTTTAGGGGAGCCTCCGGTACCGTAACCCAGCTGTTCTGTTACCGTTTTATCAGCTCCTAATTTTTGTGCTGAAAGCCGTGCACCTCTGCGCGGATGCACGGCGTGCTCATGCAGAACAGAGCGAAAGGCCAGGCAGAGGAATGCCCTCCTGCTGGGAGTCTGGGGAATAAAAGCCCTGCGACCGCCGGCtcggcctctcctctcctcccgcaCACTGCACGGCATTGtgtgccgccgccgccgcgctTTAGCGCAAAGCCCTAGTGGCTGGCCACTCCAGGTGCATGGGAACGGGGGGGATGAGGTGATGGGCCCCCAGCCCAAGCACCCCCTTGCTAGCTGAAGGGAAAGAATAGGCTACACGTGTGCCTGTGGGCAGACAGATGCACCTTCATCCTCCAGCAGAGGTTATAAGACGTTTATGATAAGCAGAAGGATCCAGAAGAAGAGAAGCAGAACTTAATAATGAACTATACGTGAGAGTTACAAGTCGTCGTCCCATGTTTGTGTCTTCCATCGCTTCGATCTTTCACCTAATGAAGAAAGTCAAAGGCAGAATTTTTCACTGAGGATCAAAATGAGTCTTAACAGTCCGGATATATGGTTGATTGTCCAGCCACGAGGAAAAAGAATCCCAAAGTGAGAGTGGGCTGAATGACATTTTGGGCCCACAAAGAGGAGGCCTGTTTGATTTTTGGGAAAACAGTAGATGCTGTTAAAGATGAGtaatggtggtgttgtggtgccAACAGTATGGAGGACAGCTTGGGAAGATCAAATATATGCTCGCTTTCAATATTCCACGTCAGCCACATGCCGTTTTGATAGTTTTCCATGAAGATGCCATGGAGATAACTCTATTAAGTTTCAACTGCCACAGAATCATCATGTAAACTTGTGGATCATACTGTTTCTTGTTGCGTAGTTCAATGCTTCAAACTATGGTATTCTCGTCCCAGCATCTTCTCTAAAATGCTTTTAATGTTATGACTATGACTGAAAATGATCATCAATTATATTTGAAATGGTATTATGCTAATTGTTTCTGATATTCCTTCAAATTGAAAATACACTTcatctgttgttttgcatgtgtgtgtttcttcaaagTGCAATTCCGAGAGGGTTCTGAAATAAATActtgtttgtattgtttgtattaGCAGATCTTTTAGTGCCTTTACATTGCAGAAACCAAGTGACACTGCAGACTTTATTCAAAAACATGTTTCCACTCCTGCATTGCTTTGAATATGTATGGAACAATCTAGACGAGTAAAAGCCTTTTCTTTTAGCATATGGTAGCACAAATACCCTAACCAAACACCCTTTTGATGGGCAACTCTGGTCTTGTGGTCTAATATAAAAACCAGTCAGTCTACCTTGTTGCACAAAACAATGTTTGCTTGTTGGAGGAAGTACACAGAAATACAACAAGGCCAGTGAGTGTAATGGTATATGTTGGTACTTGCCCAGAACGCCCTTTCACTAAAACAAGCCTGTTCATCAAGGATACTGTACACTGCTGTACAACAATGCCTCATGCATATGTTTTAAATCAAGGGCTTCCACGTGcacaccctctcatccttcTTGCTTACCTTCTTTACATCGAAAGCACTCTCCTCTAAAACCTGATCACATGATTTCCTTTTGACAAGAAACCCGGAGCATTGTTTGGTTTTCACTTGGATTTCCCAgcgcttttttcccccccttaaCTTTCAAGGCTGATGTCTGTTTGTGGTCTTTGCATTCCTGCACCGAGCCGTGCCCAgtctgattttatttatttagtctttcctttaaaaaaaaaaaaaaaaaaaaaaaaggcacacaGATAGGGTTTTGGGTTTGACTTTCCCATAGAAGCTGACAAACTATCAAGTGACATTATAATTTGATCAGTGTTAATAAAAGCTCGACATGACTCTCGAGGCTGACAGGGCAAGTTGAAAACCACGCTCTCCTGGGATAGGAGCACAGGCCAGCCTGTGTGTGCCAAAGAGCACTGGGCCTGGCTTGGGTGAGAGCAGCGCTGGATGGGTTTCAGCAGAGGCCTGAGACCTCTGCTGCCAGACAGACCACACTAGGAGCAATTATCCAGGACACTCACTCATGCAAGCAAAATAGTTCTAGCTGAACAGTGGAGGAGAACCGACATGCCATACTAGATGGTCCACTCGCCGGCTGAGATAGGTGGTTTAGGTTtccggagagaaagagagttgtgaTTTGGAAGGCATCGAAAACAGCCCCAAATTAATGTTTTTGGTACCTTCCAAGGGTCCAACATTGCAGCACTAAAAAAACAGCGATTTCTTTTACTGTTACTGTTTCCATGGTTATGCAGGGAAAGTATTGTATTTCCAGGcaagtaaagaaaagaaaaaaacttcatCCGAAGGCATGTATCTCTGTAAAGGCTGAAAAATTAAAGGATTGAAATGGCCTGTTTGGACACTAACCAGGGGGATGTTAA
Proteins encoded:
- the asb7 gene encoding ankyrin repeat and SOCS box protein 7 — protein: MLNHHCRRNPELQELQIQAAVAAGDVYTVRKMLEQGYSPKIRDANGWTLLHFSAAKGKERCVRVFLEHGADPTVKDFIGGFTALHYAAMHGRARIARLMLESEHRGDIINAKSNDGWTPLHVAAHYGRDSFVRLLLEFHAEVDPLSDKGTTPLQLAIIRERSSCVRILLDHSANIDIQNGFLLRYAVIKGNHSYCRMFLQRGADTNLGRLEDGQTPLHLSALRDDVLCAQMLYAYGADTNTRNYEGQTPVAVSVSMSGISRPCLDFLQEVTRQPRTLQDLCRIKIRQCIGLQSLKFLEDLPIAKVMKDYLKHKFDNV